Below is a window of Fuerstiella sp. DNA.
CCGATTGACAGTGTCGGGTTTCGGATATCGATAAAAACCGCGACCTGATTTGACTCCTAAATGTCCCTGCGCCACATAGGATTTGAGCAACTTTCGATTTCGACGAAAGGTCGGATCCAGTCGTGGCAGATGCAGCAGCCGTTTACACCAAAAATCATTGATAGACAGTATTGTGTCCAGTCCCACGCGGTCCATGATACGGAACGGTCCGGCTTCTGACTTAAGTACACCGGTGAAGGCCTGATCAACCTCCTCCGGGGATGCAATATCCTGCGCTGCCATTGAAAGAGCCTCCCGAAAGACACCAAACAGGAAACGATTGATGACGTAACCTCGATATTCCCGATTGAACACAATTGGGTTTTGGCCAATAGCCAGGGCAAACTCACGAAGTGTGTCAGTGAGTTGAGAAACGGCTGCTGCGGACGGCATGACATCGACGAAGTTGGAATCCCAGACATTGGGATGGAAATGCAGAGCGGCGAACTGCTGCGGCCGTTTTGAATACTTTGCAAGATCCTTTGGCAGGAGTGTTGAGGTGTTTGTTGTAAACAGCGTGTGTGACGGACAAAAAGAATCGAATTGTGCGAATACGCGACGTTTAAGCCACACGTCTTCCGGAACGGATTCAATCAGCAGGTCGACATCTTTAGCTGCAGTGACGGGATTGGCAATCCATTCAATCCTGTCCAGTGCATGATTGATTTTTTCCTGCGGCAGCTGAAGTTCCGCAGCCATCTGAGCTGCAAATTTCAGCAATGAAGTCCGGGACAGTGAAAGCTGTTCATCTGACACGTCATGCAGAACGACCGGAAACCCGTGTACGGCACACTGGAGACTGATCTGCTGCCCCATCGTTCCCCCGCCTGCAACCAGAACACGTTTGATTTTATTGAACGCCATAACCTGCCTCTGCAGTCCTGATGAAGTCGTGAATCTGAACGACCGTGCTTACCAATCAAACCTGTTTCATTTGAGCAGATCATTCGGGTGGGAGCAGCGGAGGGCCGGTGCGGGGAATCAGCAGGTGAGACCGTCTGAGGGATCGTCTGGTTAAAGTTCTGGTACACCAGTATTCTCTGCACCTGAAGACGAATCAACGGTGATGTCCGATGATTTGAACGAACATGCACGGTGTCTCCGTATACACGGGACGGTGACGACAAACTCGATGTCCAGCCAGTCCAGTCAGGATTTGCGCAGTGAATCCATCGTTTTCATTAAGGGGCATTCGTTACCGGAACGTCAGATGACGCGGAACAGGCCGGCATCAACAATCTGCTGAAAAAAATGTTTCAGTGATTCTTCGAACGGACGATAATCCAGACCCAGTTCACGCACACTTTTACTGTTGTCCGCACGCATCGGATGCCCGACATTTCTCCATACCATTTTTCGGGTTAACGTTTTATCCACGACCGGTCCGATCAGCCACACCAGCCATTTCGGCACTGTCTTTCGTGGAAACGGCCAGGTGTCACCAAAGTGATTCCGAAGTATTCGTCCAACCTCCGCGAAACTAGTGCTGTCTGCGGAAACAAGATAGCGTCCGCTGGCCGAGGGTGTGAATCCGGCTTTGATGTGAGCTTCAGCCACGTCCGTTACATCCACGGCTCCTATTCCGAAGTCGGGTACACCGGATTTTAGACTGCCGTCACCAAATTTTTTTATGAGTTCAAACGAAGCGGATGTCGCGTACGGACTGATTCCGGGACCGAGTACCATTGACGGGTTGATCGTAATCAGATCCCATCGTGTCTGCGTTCCCGCGATCTTCCATGCTTCGTGTTCTGCCAGTTGTTTGGAGTACGAATACGGCTGATGATTCAACGAAGAAGTCGTGTTCCAGTCTGCCTCAGTGAATTTGTTGTTTGCCGTGAATTCGACATCGGCCGAGTCTCCGTAGATCGCGGCGCAACTGCTGGTAACGACGACTCTTTTGACCGATTCTGTTCGACATGCTTCCTGCAAAACGTTGCGTGTTCCCAGCAGAGCAGGTTCGACCAGATCTTTCTGCGCGTCGTTAACGGACAGGAAACACGGTGACGCGGTGTGAAATACCAGTTCGCACGCCTGCATCGCTTCCGCATACGAACCGACTTCAAGCAAATTGGATCTGAAGAAGGAAAGACGACCTGGTGTACTGTCGGCCAGAAATTTCAGGTGTTTTAGTTTCTCCTCGTCATCGGGATTGCGGACTGCCGCGTGAACAGCGACTCCCTGTTCCAGCAGGCGTTTCACGATATGTCCGGCTATGTAACCGGTGGCTCCGGTGACCATTACCGGTCGACTTCTGTCAATCTGTCTCATTGTCGAACCTTCGCTGACTGGTCTCGATGCAATTCACGAAACTCCTGAGCGGTTGTTTCCCAGGCTGAGGCCAGATTCTGTGTGATTTGAGAGTTTTGTGTACTCAGGTCATGCTGCTCGCCGCGGTCCTCTGCAAGGTTGTACAGTGCCCAGGGCGCTCCTTTTGCAGCAACCAGTTTCCAGTTGCCTGCCCGGAACGCTCGATGTCCCTCATGCATCCACCACAAAGATTCGTGCCCTTCGATGTGAGGAGATTTAAATGCCGGTATCAGGGTTTTCCCCGGCAAGGCCGGAACCGGTCTTCCGTCGATTTCACTGATGGGGAGGATTTCAGCAATATCCAGAACTGTGGGCACAATATCGATCACATGTCCCAGTGTATGGCGAAGCTCATTCTTATGTTGAAATCCGTTGGGCCAGTGAGCAATCAGCGCTGTAGAAATACCGCCTTCGTGAACCCATGTTTTGTGGCGGCGAAACGGAGTGTTGCACATTGTTGACCAGCCCGGACCCAGGCACAGGTAGCTTTCAGCTGAGCCCGGTCGTGCATCTGGATTGTGTCCGTCACCTCGAACCATAATCTCCGCGCTTGCACCGTTGTCAGAAAAAAACAGAACCAAAGTATTCTCCAGAGTACGCATGACACGAAGCTGGTCAATAACCTTTCCAATCTGTTGATCCATGCGATCGATCATCGCAGCATGGACGGCCATCTTGCTGGCCTGAAATGTACGCTGTTGTTCGGTCAGTGACTGCCACAGCAACGGTCGGTTGACTTCACCAGATCCCAGAATGTCAAGATGCGCCGGAAAGTCGTACGGCGGACCAACTTCCCGTTCAACCGCTGAAAGCGGTACCGAAAACAATCCGAGGCGCCTTTGCTGATTTGCTCGTACTTCCCGGAAATATTCCCACCCCTTCAAGTAGCGGTCTTTGTATCGATCCACATCTTCTGGAGGGGCCTGCAGTGGGAAATGGGGAGCGGTAAACGCCAGAAAATGAAAAAATGGTTGGTCTGTATAGTGTTGCTGATGTTCCCGGAGGCAGTCGACCGCATGATCGGCGACTGCGTCTGAAACGTAAAAACCTGTGCCTCGCGGGACCGGGGCAATTCGAACATCATCCTCGACCAGATGTTCCGGATTGAAGAATCGATTGTGGTCACGCACGATGTAGGATCGGTCAAATCCATTCTGAACCGGCATTCCGTCGATATGCCATTTTCCTGAGTGATAGCTGCGGTAGCCGGCCCGTTTAAGTATTCTTGGAAGTAAAGGTGCCCAGCGGGGACGAGTGTTCTGTGTCCCACCCTCGAGACCTGGCAGAGAGTCTCGACGCACCTGTTGTGCGTAGTAGCCGGTGAGTAATGCAGCGCGTGTCGGCCAGCAGCGTGCCGTGTTGTAGAACTGAGTGAATCTCAGGCCGTTTGAGGCCAGTTTATCCAGATTTGGAGTTTGAATCTCGGATCCATAGCATCCGAGATCGGAATAGCCCAGGTCGTCGGCCAGAATCACCATAATGTTGGGACGTTCAGCAGAGTGGACTGCCGACAGGAAAAACATCGTCAACAGAACCGGACCACAGCAACGCATCTCTGCTCCCTGAACAACTGCTGGACTTAAATAATACTGTCGGACGGCTGTATGACTGATCTGTTTTCGCCCGGTTTCGTAATCCGCAGGTGTCGGCGATGGTAAGAATCAGCAGCCAACTCCTCCCATCGTAGTACACAACATGTCGGCGAATGCACAGTACGTTTCCCAAAAATAATTCGACAGCATCGAAACCGCCGGTGGCCGGTCACTGCGTTGTTATCGAAGTCGGGTTGGTCCGGAATTACGGGGATCCGGAGCAGTCCTGATCTGGTGCACCGCTCACAGTTTTTGCGGACAATACCTTTGAACGCGAACCTGAAAACCGATCGGTGGTGTCCGTTCAGTCAGGTCGGCGCTCTGCATTCGCAGCAAATGACCACTCTTCCCTGGTTAACGACGGGTACGGTCCATAACAGCACGGAGCTA
It encodes the following:
- a CDS encoding 3-hydroxyacyl-CoA dehydrogenase NAD-binding domain-containing protein; this translates as MAFNKIKRVLVAGGGTMGQQISLQCAVHGFPVVLHDVSDEQLSLSRTSLLKFAAQMAAELQLPQEKINHALDRIEWIANPVTAAKDVDLLIESVPEDVWLKRRVFAQFDSFCPSHTLFTTNTSTLLPKDLAKYSKRPQQFAALHFHPNVWDSNFVDVMPSAAAVSQLTDTLREFALAIGQNPIVFNREYRGYVINRFLFGVFREALSMAAQDIASPEEVDQAFTGVLKSEAGPFRIMDRVGLDTILSINDFWCKRLLHLPRLDPTFRRNRKLLKSYVAQGHLGVKSGRGFYRYPKPDTVNRSSRTSQKALSETVMPDESR
- a CDS encoding NAD-dependent epimerase/dehydratase family protein, which codes for MRQIDRSRPVMVTGATGYIAGHIVKRLLEQGVAVHAAVRNPDDEEKLKHLKFLADSTPGRLSFFRSNLLEVGSYAEAMQACELVFHTASPCFLSVNDAQKDLVEPALLGTRNVLQEACRTESVKRVVVTSSCAAIYGDSADVEFTANNKFTEADWNTTSSLNHQPYSYSKQLAEHEAWKIAGTQTRWDLITINPSMVLGPGISPYATSASFELIKKFGDGSLKSGVPDFGIGAVDVTDVAEAHIKAGFTPSASGRYLVSADSTSFAEVGRILRNHFGDTWPFPRKTVPKWLVWLIGPVVDKTLTRKMVWRNVGHPMRADNSKSVRELGLDYRPFEESLKHFFQQIVDAGLFRVI
- a CDS encoding arylsulfatase encodes the protein MFFLSAVHSAERPNIMVILADDLGYSDLGCYGSEIQTPNLDKLASNGLRFTQFYNTARCWPTRAALLTGYYAQQVRRDSLPGLEGGTQNTRPRWAPLLPRILKRAGYRSYHSGKWHIDGMPVQNGFDRSYIVRDHNRFFNPEHLVEDDVRIAPVPRGTGFYVSDAVADHAVDCLREHQQHYTDQPFFHFLAFTAPHFPLQAPPEDVDRYKDRYLKGWEYFREVRANQQRRLGLFSVPLSAVEREVGPPYDFPAHLDILGSGEVNRPLLWQSLTEQQRTFQASKMAVHAAMIDRMDQQIGKVIDQLRVMRTLENTLVLFFSDNGASAEIMVRGDGHNPDARPGSAESYLCLGPGWSTMCNTPFRRHKTWVHEGGISTALIAHWPNGFQHKNELRHTLGHVIDIVPTVLDIAEILPISEIDGRPVPALPGKTLIPAFKSPHIEGHESLWWMHEGHRAFRAGNWKLVAAKGAPWALYNLAEDRGEQHDLSTQNSQITQNLASAWETTAQEFRELHRDQSAKVRQ